The following are encoded together in the Acidobacteriota bacterium genome:
- a CDS encoding tetratricopeptide repeat protein, whose amino-acid sequence MANVREAQRLPPVWWLPASFTLLLLAFSLHPQFRASNELTWALWGACGVLALLQGRLLADSGQGGRELKLKVSLIPSHYVQAFVQTCIYVYWAFYWEQMRHQAALILAQIVFAYAFDMLVGWSRRKTWHLGFGQFPIILSTNFFLCFKEEWFYLQFAMIAVGILGKEFFRWNRDGRKRHIFNPSGFALSVFSLGLILSGTTDLTWGAEIATTLANAPHMYVAIFMAGLVVQFFFSVTIVTLFAAAALVVANLVYSSVTGVHFFVDASIPIAVFLGLHLLVTDPSTSPRSRLGSAVFGALYGLSVFGLFEFLRQVDVPLFYDKLLFVPVLNLCVPLLDRLGKSRRVESFRLSALLQATKPRRVNYAFMAVWIGLFGWMLASNFVGRAHEGDDFKYWQQACDEGKRFACENLVTKLELTCNNGGGEECNMLGVLYNRGEIMPFDPLEGVSYFDQACRGGFQKGCQNVVIQAVFDGNVSMTSAGVSDAIEQLPAGCEDGESMSCFLLGYAHVHGHGVPKDIPLAQDLLSTACNMGEAAACAELEKGLGTLFFPPDSRPNSP is encoded by the coding sequence ATGGCCAACGTCAGGGAAGCTCAGCGGCTGCCGCCCGTCTGGTGGCTGCCCGCGTCCTTCACTCTCCTGCTGCTTGCGTTCTCGCTGCATCCGCAGTTTCGCGCAAGCAACGAGTTGACCTGGGCGCTCTGGGGCGCCTGCGGCGTGCTCGCTCTTCTGCAGGGCCGGTTGCTGGCCGACTCAGGCCAGGGCGGGCGCGAGCTGAAACTGAAGGTCTCCCTGATCCCCTCGCACTACGTGCAGGCCTTCGTGCAGACCTGCATCTACGTCTACTGGGCCTTCTACTGGGAGCAGATGCGGCACCAGGCAGCGCTCATCCTGGCGCAGATCGTCTTCGCCTACGCCTTCGACATGCTCGTGGGCTGGTCGAGACGAAAGACCTGGCACCTGGGCTTCGGGCAGTTTCCGATCATTCTGAGCACGAACTTCTTCCTCTGCTTCAAGGAGGAGTGGTTCTACCTGCAGTTCGCGATGATCGCCGTCGGCATCCTCGGCAAGGAGTTCTTCCGCTGGAACCGGGACGGCCGCAAGCGGCACATCTTCAACCCGTCGGGCTTCGCCCTCTCCGTCTTCTCGCTCGGCCTGATCCTCTCCGGGACGACGGACCTCACCTGGGGCGCCGAGATCGCGACGACCCTGGCCAACGCGCCCCACATGTACGTCGCGATCTTTATGGCCGGACTGGTCGTCCAGTTCTTCTTCTCAGTGACGATCGTGACCCTGTTCGCGGCGGCCGCCCTGGTCGTGGCCAACCTCGTCTACTCGAGCGTCACGGGCGTCCACTTCTTCGTCGACGCCAGCATTCCGATCGCGGTGTTCCTGGGCCTTCACCTCCTCGTCACTGATCCGTCGACGTCGCCCCGCAGCAGGCTGGGCAGCGCGGTGTTCGGGGCCCTCTACGGCTTGAGCGTCTTCGGCCTGTTCGAGTTCCTGCGCCAGGTCGATGTCCCCCTCTTCTACGACAAGCTGCTGTTCGTCCCGGTGCTCAACCTCTGCGTGCCGCTGCTCGACCGGCTCGGAAAGTCGCGCCGCGTGGAGAGCTTCCGCCTCTCGGCGTTGCTCCAGGCAACGAAGCCGCGGCGGGTGAACTACGCCTTCATGGCCGTCTGGATCGGCCTCTTCGGCTGGATGCTGGCTTCGAACTTCGTCGGCCGCGCGCACGAGGGCGACGACTTCAAGTACTGGCAGCAAGCCTGCGACGAGGGCAAGCGGTTCGCCTGCGAGAACCTGGTCACGAAGCTCGAACTCACGTGCAACAACGGCGGCGGCGAGGAGTGCAACATGCTGGGAGTGCTCTACAACCGGGGTGAGATCATGCCGTTCGATCCGCTGGAGGGCGTCTCCTACTTCGACCAGGCATGTCGCGGCGGCTTCCAAAAGGGCTGCCAGAACGTCGTCATCCAGGCGGTCTTCGACGGCAACGTGTCGATGACCTCCGCCGGCGTGTCCGACGCGATCGAACAGCTCCCCGCCGGCTGCGAGGACGGCGAGAGCATGAGCTGCTTCCTGCTCGGCTACGCCCACGTGCACGGCCACGGCGTGCCAAAGGACATCCCCCTGGCCCAGGACCTCCTCTCCACCGCCTGCAACATGGGCGAAGCCGCGGCCTGCGCGGAACTGGAGAAGGGGCTGGGGACTCTCTTCTTCCCGCCGGACAGCAGGCCCAACTCCCCTTAG
- a CDS encoding winged helix-turn-helix domain-containing protein, giving the protein MSFPPDRRTYLFGPYLLDLGQRRLLREGKLVPLRPKVFDTLRALVENHGRLLHKEELMAMVWPDTAVDESNLTHNLSVLRKSLGKNDKAQYVVTLPGRGYRFIAPVEAPLEGSVAVRPFFNLSPDPEQQFFCDGVAEELIDALASVDGLRVVGRTSSFDRRLRDLSSPEVGEKLGVSAILEGSVRKAGERLRISAHLIRTSDGTQLWSERYDRELGDVFEIQEDIARAIVNRLRRKLLAPHPGPIVKRPTQSQEVYQLYLEARYHLGTQKGDRVKQAIELLDRALEMQPDFAQGHAVLALCYGTLAVDGFLRVGEAASRAEEAVQTALALSDTTATAYRACGLLRAALQWDWPAAQRAYLRALRLDPGNPNARFSYGQYFLAPVGRLEEAEQELKTATHLDPLAPMLGRSLCFVYYLSRRYEEALSEARRTLAIDSTYPATRSLAAACYSAMDRPDEAVRERQVHLRNAGRPNDAETIGRILEKEGERGVLRWSTARLLKRARNEDAHYDSLAILHAWLGEKDAALRWLEEAIRVKRGVAMWAKVHPAFDELRSESRFHELLDGMGVNDPKVASPGAVA; this is encoded by the coding sequence GTGTCTTTTCCTCCAGATCGTCGCACCTACCTCTTCGGCCCGTACCTGCTCGACCTCGGGCAGCGCCGCCTGCTCCGCGAGGGGAAGCTGGTTCCCCTCCGGCCGAAGGTCTTCGACACCCTGAGAGCGCTGGTCGAGAACCACGGCCGCCTCCTCCACAAGGAGGAGTTGATGGCGATGGTCTGGCCGGACACCGCGGTCGATGAGAGCAACCTCACACACAACCTCTCGGTACTGCGCAAGAGCCTGGGAAAGAACGACAAGGCGCAGTACGTCGTCACGCTTCCGGGTCGCGGTTACCGTTTCATTGCGCCGGTGGAAGCTCCTCTGGAGGGGTCCGTCGCGGTCCGGCCCTTCTTCAACCTGAGCCCGGATCCCGAACAGCAGTTCTTCTGCGATGGGGTGGCGGAGGAACTCATCGATGCCCTGGCGAGCGTCGACGGCTTGCGGGTCGTCGGTAGAACCTCCTCCTTCGATCGCCGGCTGAGAGACCTGAGCAGCCCGGAGGTCGGCGAAAAACTGGGCGTCTCGGCCATCCTGGAAGGCAGTGTGCGAAAAGCGGGCGAGCGCCTCCGGATCTCGGCGCACCTGATCCGTACGTCGGACGGCACCCAACTCTGGTCCGAGCGCTACGACCGGGAACTCGGAGACGTCTTCGAGATCCAGGAGGACATCGCGCGGGCAATCGTCAACCGTCTGCGAAGGAAGCTCCTGGCGCCGCATCCCGGCCCGATCGTCAAGCGTCCGACGCAGAGCCAGGAGGTGTACCAGCTCTACCTGGAGGCCCGCTATCACCTCGGCACACAGAAGGGCGATCGGGTCAAGCAGGCCATCGAACTGCTGGACCGGGCGCTCGAAATGCAGCCGGACTTCGCGCAAGGTCATGCCGTCCTCGCTCTGTGCTACGGAACGCTCGCGGTCGACGGCTTCCTGCGCGTCGGCGAAGCGGCGTCAAGAGCGGAAGAAGCGGTGCAAACGGCGCTGGCACTGAGCGACACGACCGCCACCGCGTACCGGGCCTGCGGCCTCCTGCGGGCCGCCCTGCAGTGGGACTGGCCCGCGGCGCAGCGCGCCTACCTGCGCGCGCTGCGACTCGATCCCGGGAACCCCAACGCCCGGTTCTCCTACGGGCAATACTTCCTGGCACCGGTCGGCCGCCTGGAGGAAGCGGAGCAGGAGCTGAAGACCGCCACGCACCTGGATCCGCTCGCGCCGATGCTGGGCCGAAGCCTGTGCTTCGTCTACTACCTGTCGCGTCGCTACGAGGAGGCGCTCTCCGAGGCGCGCCGGACGCTCGCCATCGACAGCACGTACCCGGCGACGCGATCACTGGCCGCTGCCTGCTACAGCGCCATGGACCGCCCGGACGAGGCGGTCCGCGAGCGACAGGTCCACCTGCGAAACGCCGGTCGTCCGAACGACGCCGAAACGATCGGGAGAATCCTCGAGAAGGAAGGCGAGCGGGGAGTGCTCCGCTGGAGCACGGCCCGATTGCTGAAGCGGGCCCGCAACGAGGATGCTCACTACGACTCGCTGGCCATACTGCACGCCTGGCTCGGCGAAAAAGACGCGGCCTTGCGCTGGCTGGAAGAAGCGATCAGGGTCAAGCGCGGAGTGGCCATGTGGGCGAAGGTCCATCCGGCGTTCGACGAGCTCCGTTCGGAGTCGCGCTTCCACGAGCTTCTCGACGGCATGGGCGTCAACGATCCCAAGGTCGCGTCACCTGGCGCCGTCGCCTAG
- a CDS encoding cytochrome c yields MHSEVQRDLHRPLVLLTILVVCASAAVAGAEADDADIYRLAHLDYMLHCQGCHMADGAGVEGTVPPLPGEVGKYIASPEWRDYLVQVPGASQALIDDEALARLMTWIVRRFDPENAKDLKPYEAAEVGRLRSQPVTNPTEVRRRIIAELSEQPQDD; encoded by the coding sequence GTGCATTCCGAGGTACAGCGCGACCTGCATCGCCCTCTCGTTCTGCTCACGATCCTCGTCGTGTGCGCGAGCGCGGCCGTCGCCGGGGCCGAGGCGGACGACGCGGACATCTACCGTCTCGCCCACCTCGACTACATGCTGCACTGCCAGGGCTGCCACATGGCCGACGGGGCCGGCGTGGAGGGCACGGTCCCTCCCCTGCCCGGCGAGGTGGGCAAGTACATCGCCAGCCCCGAATGGCGGGACTATCTGGTCCAGGTGCCCGGCGCCTCCCAGGCTCTGATCGACGACGAGGCCCTGGCCCGGTTGATGACCTGGATCGTCCGCCGCTTCGATCCCGAGAACGCGAAGGACCTGAAGCCCTACGAGGCCGCGGAGGTCGGACGGCTGCGCAGCCAGCCCGTCACCAACCCGACCGAGGTGCGGCGACGGATCATCGCCGAGCTTTCCGAGCAACCTCAGGACGACTAG
- the mauD gene encoding methylamine dehydrogenase accessory protein MauD — protein MTTSVGILFAIMGVAILCLAVVSFALARQVGVIHQRIGPVGALALSKTVRVGEKSPEFRLDALDGEAIVLGAPDPDGKSTLITFLTPKCPVCAQLLPALRSIARKESDWLRLVFASDGDPAQHAEFRTRSRLDDFAYVLSPELGMTYEIGKLPYGVLLDENGIVAAQGLTNSREHVESLFEAKRLGVSSIQEFLEHQEEGRVLIAEGSQQPS, from the coding sequence TTGACGACCTCCGTCGGCATCCTGTTCGCGATCATGGGAGTCGCGATTCTCTGTCTGGCGGTGGTGAGTTTCGCGCTCGCCCGTCAGGTCGGCGTGATCCACCAGCGGATCGGCCCCGTCGGCGCGTTGGCGCTGAGCAAGACGGTGCGCGTCGGCGAGAAGTCGCCGGAGTTCCGGCTCGACGCCCTGGACGGCGAAGCGATCGTCCTGGGCGCTCCCGATCCGGATGGCAAGAGCACGTTGATCACGTTCCTGACACCCAAGTGTCCGGTGTGTGCGCAGCTCCTTCCGGCCCTCCGATCCATCGCCCGGAAAGAGTCGGACTGGCTGCGACTCGTCTTCGCGAGCGACGGCGACCCGGCGCAGCACGCCGAGTTTCGAACCAGGAGCCGGCTCGACGACTTCGCCTACGTGCTCTCGCCGGAACTCGGCATGACCTATGAGATCGGCAAGCTCCCGTATGGCGTCCTGCTCGACGAGAACGGGATCGTCGCGGCTCAGGGGCTCACGAACAGCCGGGAGCACGTGGAGAGCCTGTTCGAGGCGAAGAGGCTGGGCGTCAGTTCGATACAGGAGTTTCTCGAGCACCAGGAAGAAGGCCGGGTGCTCATCGCGGAGGGTTCACAACAACCATCGTGA